The segment TTCAGAGCCGCGTGGATGAACGGGATGTGGAACCCCTCCAAATAGTTATCGACGTACAGCGCCCAGTGGGACTTCACCACATAGTCCCGCGACTCCTCCGGAACGTACCGAAACTCATGCAGTGGAAGCCATCCCAAGCGATCCACAATCGGGCCAAATACCTCGCTGAACGGGGCAACCGGGGTCAAGGAGGTGAAGAGGTACGGCCCGAATGCCTCCAGCGGGACTTGCGGCAGATGATCCGCTTCGGTGGGGAATCCCTCCACGCCTTCGAACTCGGGCATGTGCTGGAACTGACCGTCGAGCCCGAATCTGCGACCGTGGTATCGACAACGTAGGTACCGCTCGTTCCCCGCGCCTTCGCACACGAGCATGCCGCGGTGCGTGCAGACGTTGCTCAGACACCGAAGCTGGTCCTTGGAATCGCGCGTGAGCAGGAGCGGCTCATCCAAGACTCCCGGCAAGAGGGTGAAGGGCCACACCTGACCGGGGATCTTGACGGGATCGGAGTCTCCAATCCACTGCCAGCTCGACCCAAACACCGACTCTTTGGCTGATTCCCATATTTCGGTATCCGAATAAAACTCAGCCGGAAGCGTACTCGCCTTGCGGATATCAGGATCGACAAAGAACCGAGAATCACTCATACGGCGGCCTTGAGGATGCTAGCCCGGCTCAGTCCGGCAGTTGGTGCCCAAGTTTGGTGCGCTTGGTCTCAAGGTAGCGCTGGCTGTACTCATTCGGCTCACTAACAATCGGCACTTGCTCTACGATTTCTAGTCCAAAGCCTGTG is part of the Chthonomonas sp. genome and harbors:
- a CDS encoding aromatic ring-hydroxylating dioxygenase subunit alpha → MSDSRFFVDPDIRKASTLPAEFYSDTEIWESAKESVFGSSWQWIGDSDPVKIPGQVWPFTLLPGVLDEPLLLTRDSKDQLRCLSNVCTHRGMLVCEGAGNERYLRCRYHGRRFGLDGQFQHMPEFEGVEGFPTEADHLPQVPLEAFGPYLFTSLTPVAPFSEVFGPIVDRLGWLPLHEFRYVPEESRDYVVKSHWALYVDNYLEGFHIPFIHAALNETVDYDTYATELYPYANLQLAESKDGQGVFDLPPSSPDFGRAISAYYWWVFPNLMLNFYPWGLSVNVVRPLAQDLTRVSFIRYVWGDRKPEGGAGADLDRVEREDEVVVEAVQRGLRSRYYDRGRFSPLREIGTHHFHRLLAESIRTK